From Deferribacter autotrophicus, the proteins below share one genomic window:
- the proB gene encoding glutamate 5-kinase, whose translation MRRLPQVKTLVIKIGSNILTNNSTIIDNNYINNLAKVIGELKSQIENILIVSSGAVAAGIQVLGLQEKPKEISKRQACAAVGQPKLIQIYENAFEHCGLKVAQILITKDDFSNRRRYLNAKYTIRELFSNNVIPIVNENDTVVVEELKFVDSFGDNDNLSALMAGLIGAELLLILSDVDGFFTADPSKDKSATLISEIKYFDSKLLGMAGDSITSVGTGGMKSKILAAKKALNAGCYVGIINGKDPENIKRFLNGDEIGTYFSHLEDPLKKRKLWIAYAAIPKGEIVVDEGAKKAIVNDKKSLLPSGIVNVNGRFNVGDVVRIVDQKGKELGRGKVRYSNIEIEKIMGKKTAEIINILGYKFSDEVVHRDDFVLSDFLEG comes from the coding sequence ATGAGAAGATTACCTCAGGTTAAAACCCTAGTCATTAAAATCGGCAGTAACATCTTAACCAATAATTCAACAATAATCGACAACAACTATATTAATAATCTTGCAAAAGTAATAGGTGAGCTTAAATCACAAATTGAAAATATACTCATTGTAAGCTCTGGTGCAGTTGCAGCAGGGATACAGGTATTAGGATTGCAAGAAAAGCCTAAGGAAATTTCAAAGCGGCAAGCTTGTGCTGCTGTTGGACAGCCGAAACTAATTCAGATCTATGAAAATGCATTTGAACATTGTGGTTTAAAAGTAGCTCAAATTTTGATAACAAAAGATGATTTTTCAAACAGAAGAAGATATCTTAATGCCAAATATACAATCAGAGAACTTTTTAGCAATAATGTTATTCCTATAGTAAATGAAAATGATACTGTTGTAGTGGAAGAATTAAAGTTTGTAGATAGTTTTGGCGATAACGATAATTTATCAGCCCTTATGGCAGGATTAATTGGTGCTGAATTGCTTTTGATTTTATCTGATGTGGATGGTTTTTTTACTGCAGACCCTTCCAAGGATAAAAGCGCAACTCTTATTTCAGAAATAAAGTATTTTGATAGTAAATTACTTGGAATGGCTGGAGATTCCATTACATCTGTGGGAACAGGGGGGATGAAGTCCAAGATTTTGGCTGCAAAAAAAGCACTGAATGCTGGGTGTTATGTGGGCATAATAAATGGAAAAGATCCTGAAAATATTAAAAGATTTTTAAATGGTGATGAAATAGGCACATACTTTTCTCATCTTGAAGATCCTTTAAAAAAGAGGAAACTTTGGATAGCATATGCAGCGATTCCAAAAGGTGAGATTGTTGTTGATGAGGGTGCTAAGAAGGCTATTGTTAATGACAAAAAATCTCTTTTACCAAGTGGTATAGTGAATGTTAATGGTCGATTTAATGTAGGAGATGTGGTAAGAATTGTTGACCAAAAAGGGAAAGAGCTTGGAAGAGGTAAAGTGAGATACAGTAATATTGAAATTGAAAAAATAATGGGGAAAAAAACTGCTGAAATAATAAATATTTTAGGCTATAAATTTAGTGATGAGGTGGTGCATAGAGATGATTTTGTTTTATCCGATTTTTTGGAGGGGTAG